The Solibacillus sp. FSL W7-1436 genome window below encodes:
- a CDS encoding ATP-grasp fold amidoligase family protein translates to MQIPAQAKRYAFTQVAKLSPIAASKLLYWNRFKTRLNLENPKTFNEKLMWLKLFEDVEFKRRFTDKVKAREYMITVGYNYLLPPLIGIFDEVEDIIFEQLPRKFVLKCSHGDGMTIVCENKREMDYRETRQQLAEMVATDYSLRYAEPHYASILPRIIIERFIESPTGNEIQDYNIHCFHGVPKIIESTFHRYTPKEQTLMMTPDWFNTNYIKKKYPFDEGKLKPTLLEELLAIAKKLSKPFMYVRIDLKVVDEKVYFNNFTFTPDACLNNQIQDDDSLKLGQWLDLDIEKSRHPVTVARSKY, encoded by the coding sequence ATGCAAATTCCTGCACAGGCAAAACGCTATGCATTCACACAAGTCGCAAAGTTATCCCCGATTGCCGCAAGTAAATTATTATACTGGAACAGGTTCAAAACCCGTTTAAACCTGGAAAATCCAAAAACCTTTAATGAAAAATTAATGTGGCTCAAACTATTTGAAGATGTTGAGTTCAAAAGAAGATTTACAGACAAAGTGAAGGCACGTGAATATATGATCACAGTCGGCTATAACTATTTACTGCCGCCACTAATCGGTATTTTTGATGAGGTTGAGGATATTATTTTCGAGCAACTGCCGAGAAAATTTGTGCTGAAATGCTCGCATGGCGATGGCATGACAATTGTTTGCGAGAATAAACGGGAAATGGATTACCGGGAAACAAGACAGCAATTAGCGGAAATGGTGGCAACGGATTATTCGCTTAGATATGCTGAGCCTCACTATGCGTCAATTCTTCCTAGAATTATTATCGAACGTTTTATTGAATCACCTACTGGCAATGAGATACAAGACTACAACATTCATTGTTTCCATGGGGTGCCGAAGATTATCGAATCTACTTTCCACCGTTATACACCGAAAGAGCAAACGCTCATGATGACACCGGATTGGTTTAATACGAATTATATAAAGAAAAAGTACCCGTTTGATGAAGGAAAATTAAAGCCAACGCTGCTTGAAGAACTGCTCGCCATTGCGAAGAAGCTGAGCAAGCCGTTTATGTATGTACGAATCGATTTAAAGGTAGTAGATGAGAAAGTTTACTTTAACAACTTTACATTCACTCCGGACGCTTGTTTAAATAACCAAATTCAAGACGATGATAGTTTGAAGCTTGGACAATGGCTTGATTTGGATATAGAAAAATCAAGGCATCCAGTTACTGTAGCCCGTTCCAAATATTAA
- a CDS encoding glycosyltransferase family 2 protein, with product MIPIVSIIVATHNVEYSIRECLKSLQQQTLQEIEVLIMNNGSSKGTALICEEFVSEDERFSLFNAQNLTLSEARNYGMQEAAGKYIAFVDGHDFVESTMYEKLVQRAEQKHADLVLCGYTKYWPETERKKQVKVNEALLTKPNPVNYYLTKHNEAYIVPWNKLFLRSIIMGERLYFDNHPFFEDVGFIAQYLSFAKKIAIVNEPQYNFVQYEDMLMKNYSPSIAHSHAQTYAQLKQFFDKRQYRNVMEGLNLRLYIHRYHHVLLTTSNTRQVKSLERQIIRESKNFSQLPWNLRMMKPLVKMRVYPTFFRLVHKVKA from the coding sequence ATGATACCGATTGTGTCTATTATTGTGGCAACACATAATGTTGAATATTCGATAAGAGAATGTCTGAAAAGCCTGCAGCAGCAAACATTGCAAGAAATCGAAGTGCTGATTATGAACAATGGTTCTTCTAAAGGAACGGCTCTTATTTGTGAAGAGTTTGTCAGTGAAGATGAGCGTTTTAGTTTATTTAACGCGCAAAACCTTACGTTAAGTGAAGCGCGCAATTACGGAATGCAGGAAGCTGCCGGGAAATATATTGCGTTCGTTGATGGGCATGATTTTGTGGAAAGTACGATGTATGAGAAGCTTGTGCAGCGGGCTGAGCAGAAGCATGCGGACCTCGTACTGTGCGGCTATACGAAATACTGGCCGGAAACGGAACGCAAAAAACAGGTGAAGGTCAATGAAGCCTTATTAACCAAACCGAACCCTGTCAATTATTATCTGACAAAGCATAATGAGGCTTATATTGTGCCATGGAATAAGCTTTTTTTACGTTCCATCATTATGGGGGAGCGTTTATATTTTGATAACCATCCATTTTTTGAGGATGTCGGTTTTATCGCACAATACTTATCATTTGCGAAAAAGATTGCCATTGTCAATGAACCACAGTATAACTTTGTGCAATATGAGGATATGCTGATGAAAAATTACAGTCCGTCGATTGCCCATTCCCATGCGCAAACGTATGCCCAATTGAAACAGTTTTTTGATAAAAGGCAGTACCGCAATGTGATGGAAGGGTTAAATTTACGACTGTATATTCACCGTTATCATCATGTGTTATTAACGACATCAAACACACGGCAAGTGAAATCGCTGGAGCGTCAAATTATCCGGGAAAGCAAAAACTTTTCTCAGCTCCCGTGGAATTTGCGTATGATGAAGCCGTTAGTGAAAATGAGGGTCTACCCGACATTTTTCCGGTTGGTTCATAAAGTAAAGGCTTAA
- a CDS encoding NAD-dependent epimerase/dehydratase family protein produces MILVVGGAGFVGSHVVNLLLKKGPVVVYDNLSTGHRGAVDERAIFIEGELSDQQRLTQIFTLFPVHTVIHFAASDSVNEAMGNPEYYYENNVGGTLALLKVMRACRVRNIMLSTAVVASSENNELLQGQKCMIEQMLEAYTKAYHMNGSVLRYCKSNSVQASAIGNPEAAIDGTVNRGFKNVSDVANAHVMALEALEREEPAFRMYDLSADSLKNSKLNDGWQADRNVHEMIEDAWTWHENSKC; encoded by the coding sequence GTGATATTAGTCGTTGGTGGAGCGGGCTTTGTTGGAAGCCATGTCGTAAATTTATTACTGAAAAAAGGGCCGGTCGTTGTGTATGATAATCTATCCACAGGACACCGGGGCGCAGTCGATGAGCGGGCCATTTTTATCGAAGGCGAATTATCGGACCAGCAGCGGTTAACGCAAATATTTACGTTGTTTCCGGTTCATACGGTGATCCATTTTGCCGCATCGGACTCGGTCAACGAGGCAATGGGGAATCCTGAATATTACTATGAAAATAATGTCGGTGGTACATTGGCGCTATTGAAAGTTATGCGGGCATGCCGAGTGCGGAATATTATGCTCTCTACAGCCGTGGTGGCAAGTTCAGAAAACAATGAGCTTTTACAAGGGCAGAAATGTATGATTGAACAGATGCTTGAAGCTTATACGAAAGCTTATCATATGAATGGTAGCGTTCTCCGTTATTGTAAGAGCAACAGTGTACAGGCATCGGCCATTGGAAATCCGGAAGCTGCGATTGATGGGACAGTTAACCGTGGTTTTAAAAATGTGAGCGATGTAGCGAATGCGCATGTAATGGCACTTGAAGCGTTGGAGCGGGAGGAGCCGGCATTCAGAATGTACGATCTGTCTGCGGATAGTTTAAAAAATTCAAAGTTGAATGATGGCTGGCAAGCTGATCGAAATGTACATGAAATGATTGAAGATGCCTGGACTTGGCATGAAAACTCAAAATGTTAG